Below is a genomic region from Miscanthus floridulus cultivar M001 chromosome 1, ASM1932011v1, whole genome shotgun sequence.
gtgcctggggtacaagcggggcgtgtgttttggggtacccagctgagcTACATTAGTTCACGAATCATCGGGTAATCCGGTACGACCTGTCTACGATcttgcaccgtagtaagaactagaagatgaaagttggtgaaatggatctgattgctcaactcttgcttgaaagtagaacatgtgcttacatagaatggttagctaataagcTAATCAGGACttctaataagaaacatacataaggattcactactagtaatgcttttcgcaaaaaggaaacccagcaagccataaagcctatcatatcctttggagtcgagaaattttccccactagtcgggtaagtcttgcgagtatattgtgtactcagggtttatttacccctgttgcaggtgttgcttgaggagtagctgttgtgtggaggattcttctggtgggcacaaacgaatccttgtatcttatctttATATGTTTAATTTAATTTCActgttaaattccgcactctgaacttgatattataataatatatttctaagaactcttgttgtatgaaatggattaagtgtTGTAAACTCATTCTTATTATTGGAATCTAGAAGAATAACGTGGATTATTcaagttctccctcggggtgtgctcgacggaactgtctgaTGTAGCCATCTTTCGAGGTGTTTAGTGTCTAgtagaagacgagcgcctctagaAGCGTGCTATtccgggcggttctgccataggctTGTACCTTGCgaatccaagttctacttgagcttgcttctaaggattctctggtaatcaacttctaattcaagtaagcatcgtgtTTATATTGCTCATTAGGTTCATAACTCTTTGAGTTCTTTAATCTATAGgatgctctaggttaaagtagtaattgtaggtgtaagcgtggtgcttagaccgggttacttgtggatgtaccctacattctggatcgatggtagctcgcgagggtgactctaatagcctcgttgaatcctctgtagtccacctcccgtttgtaggcctaACAGAATTTAGttactatagaaaacatactcttgtgcttcccttagtaatatccctactTGAACAATAGAAGACTTATGTTACCGAAGTTAGAcctagaagacctttgtgatctcctttATACTCTTATTATCTTaagccttgttgctacccctagttaagttagaccgtagttagtctcaaacgttttcctgtggatacgatacttggaatacctccgggtgaaagctacagctgTATCCGTACGCTTACAGATTTATCTATAAGtgctaaaatataccaacaaaggACAAATATGAAGGTTGTCATTTGTTGTGTTAACTTGCTAAATCTATTAATTTAACAAGTAAACTATACCAAActcctggagatgctcttaggttGAACTCAAAATTAATCACTTTTTAGTTCATCCAACTAGGACGTGTTTTAAATATAgaaatttcacaaaaattatgTAGAAATTTCATAGAAATCAGATCAATTTCACAAGAAACACATAGGAATAAAAAATTTCCCATATTCTGGCCCTTAGATGGcctaggactaaagtttagtctagTGTCAAATAGTCCCTAACACCGAACATGACTATCTCTCTAATTTCATGGAGATCGTATGCAACTAGCAATTACGACTGTATGTTGTGATCTTGTTTAGACTTTGAACAAGCATACCTATTGTATTTCATCTGATTTTTTTCCCTATTTGAACATATATGTCTGTCAAGGCAAGGCGGTTAAGCAAACTTGAGCAGTGCGTTTCGCAACTACAAGGGAAGAGGCGCGGAAATTGGTTGTAGGAATTGATTGAAGGAATCAAGGTGTACATTTGACTTTTAGTCCTAATCTCTTGTTTGGTTGTGTAGGGAAAATAGGAATGGAGTTGATTAGTTAAAGAGAAATTTTGTATCACGTGTTTAGTGTGTGAGTTTTCGAAATGAAAAATTATATAACAAGTTATGATGGACGGTGATAATTCATTCATCTTTCATTAAGAGCAAAATTTCCACTCAATTTCTCACCCCTCCTCAGGGAAGTGATTATTGGGAGTTGGCTCTCTAAACTTCCATTTCTCTTGCCACCAAACTCTCTCTCCCATGAAAAACACAAAAGACTTATAAACTTCTATCTCCAAACTCCCATTTCTGTTTTTTTATAACTATCCCATTTCTCCTTTGAATTACACCAACCTTACATGCTGGAGCAGTTTTAGAATGCCTTGAAGATGAACCCGAAGAGTTCAACTCATATGCATCATTGGTGCATTTTCCTATCTAACTACTTCCTCATATCATTGGTGGAATGCCTATCTACTATTTGAACTCacgaatagaaaaaaaaaacgtaGAATATAATGTGCCAACATCTTAAATCCTATTGGTTGAAAAAAAATCACATGAAACTACAAGATCGAACATTTGGATGGAGCCTACGAAAAATATAGGAATTCAATAAGCGAGGATGACACAAAAGAAACCTTCCATGATGTTTAACATATTGGTAGGATTCCTCCAAAAACAACATTCCATAAGAACTTCATAGAATTTTTAGAACACAGTCTATTGTTTCAAAGGGCTTCTTAGAAAAATTTTCCAATAAAATTCAAATCGTCGAATTCCATGATTTTTCTTTTGTTCCAATGGCCTGACCTTGGCTAAGTCAAAGTATATATTATAAAAATGTGTTCATATGTATGGTCAACTAATAACTTGTACTGTATAAAATTTTAGATGATGCTGGTTAAAAAAAAAAAGTCTGACTTTACGTTCTATTTGGTGGTGCTTCATCAACTCTAGAAATATATGTATTATTAGAGCTAACTATCTGTAACTCTAGAAAAATCTTAGATGCGTAGTTAGAGGTATTACGCATTAGATACGAGTAGGTAGTTAGTATAAACAAAACATTTTGGAGTTAGAGGTACGGTGTAAATTTAAACAAAACATTTTGCCTAGATCAGACTAAATTTAAATATTTAAATTATTTTAGTTTAATCTACGAACTACTACATGTAAACAAATCATTTTTTGTTTAAAGTCTCTGAGAGGTGGAGCTGTGTCCATGCTACTTAGTTCTTGTCCACGTTATTCATGCTGAATTGCTACTCCAGCCGCCGGTGGAGCACACAAAAATATTTTTGATATTGTTTGGAGGAAGAGACAACTGGACTGCTCTTGCTTGTCCTTTTTTACATACAGACACTCTGCATCATCctctttgccaaaaaaaaaaggtgGGGGCCTAAGGAACATTGACTCGGGAGTAAAGATTTTAATCGCCCTCCCATTGCCTTGCATGACTCGGGAGTTCCATAGGAACATTGATTTGTTTTCGCTCTATTTCTATATATGAAAATAATATATCCTGAATATTAGAATATACGTAAATCAGCAGGCACAGCTTGCAGAAATGAACTGTTGGATTGAAATTAGCAGTGGTATTTCGATTTTGATGAACCAAGAAAACAAAAGTAACATGCGAATCTCTAGTAAGCTTCGGCATGTAATAAAggaacaaaaagaagaagaaaaagaagaagacatcTGTATCATATTAGTTTGTCGAAGTAAAATCAATTGCCTTCCACTGATCAATTTACAAAAAATGGAAGAACCTGATAGACCCAAATCTGCCTGCATCTACCACCTCCTCCGGCACGGCGCCGGCGGCACCCGAGAAGGCGTCGTGGCACTCGGTGCTGCAGGACGCCGGCTTCTGCTccacggcgccgtcgccggcgcccCACGGGTACGTCTCGGACCGCCGCAGCGCCAGCACGGGCGGGTTACTGATCTCCGGCGGTGtgcctcgccgcgccgccgccgccgccgcgctggaAGAGGGCGAGCCGCCGCCGCTGGCATTGGTGGCCGCGGCCGGCGGTTCTTGCGGCGCCGCCCCGGACGAGGAGTCGAAGCAAATGGAGACGGCCTTCCCGGACGAGGTCTGCAGCTGGAACTCGGAGGGGGAGAGCGGGAGGAAGGCGCTGTTGCACGAGTGCTCGTTGTAGTAGGTGACCGCGTACAATGGCGGGTCGCTGTGGTCCTTCTGCTGCACCTGCTTCGTGGCCGGGCAGTTCATGTTGTCCTTGTACGTGCATCTGTAGTAATACCTGCAGCGGAGACAAGAAGAACCTGTGTGAGCAAGTGGAATGAACATCTGCTGAAATTTGGCCCGCCGATTTGGATGCGGAGAATGGGATGAAACAAACGGCAAAGTCAAAGGAGGTTGGCTAATACTATAAAGGCGGATTCTTTGCTGGCGAGGATAGATTTCTCAGAACACGCGCAGGCAGATGCAGAATCCCTTTCCCCCGTCCGGTAAATAAAGTAAAACAAACGAGGAAAGAAACAAAACAAGTAAAATCCGGGCGGACCGGACCTGGGGAAGTTGGTGTTGTTGATCTTCTTCTCGCCGTACTTCCTCCATTGGTGGCCATCGTTGTGCGGCGCGAAGGTGTCCACCTTCCTCATCCGCTTCTCCTTCCTGCCAAGAAAACGAAATCAGGCGCCGCCCTACAAATTGAACCGCGCAGGTGCAAAGATCACAGGGCGAAACCCAGCCGCAGTTAGTTACCTCGAATTGATCTGCGAGTGATGCGAACTCGGCGCCGGAGACATTGCTTGGTTCCGGTGGAGGAAGGAATCAAGAAATGCAGGGACGGGACCGACCGGAGGAGGAGAGGGGTGAGGAAGAAGACGCTGGCAGGCGGCCGGCTGTGGGAGCAGATTGGCAGCAGTTGCAGGCCACCGCGCTTTTAAGGCTGTCTGCGACAACCGACGCCCAAAATACAACGCCCATTTACTTTTGGGTACGCTACACACAAATAATTCAATATCTATTTTTGTTATCTTCTTCAATAATAATACTTAAAAAATATTTCTTTTTACACACGGGTCTAAAGAAAAGAGATACTCAAATTTAGATTATGTCTTTTCTTACATCTAAACTATAATTATTATATTTAAAATTTATTTTAGATTTGAGTTTTGTAATGGCTCCTACTGAAGACAGCCAGTTCGAAAGCGTACTTGACCAGACACCACACCAGggcaaggagaggaggagcagccCTTTTTAGCTTAGCGCCAGCTTATCAGATCTTATAAATTTAGAGTGTAAAATTTTGGAGGGGTTATATGAatatgtttggatactaataaaaaaataaattatagaatccatcGGTAAACcgtgagacaaatttattaagcctaattaatccgtcactaACATATGCGTACTGTAGCATCATATTGtcgaatcatgaactaattagtcttaaaaaatttatctcgtAAAGTAGTCATaatctatataattaattattttttagtctatatttaatactctatatttAAATATTTAATAGAATATTAAGTAAATTTTTGAGGAGCAACCATAAAGACCTTAATAACAGAGACATCGGAACACATCACAAAGAGACAGAGAGAAAGGACGGGACGGGACGGAGACAACTCCATAATAATGGAGACCTCGCGGTAATTAAGGGGGTGTTCGGTTCCGGGACTATATGTaatatcggatgtttgacactaatttggagtattaaatatattttaattacaaaactaattacatagatggagactaatttgcgagacgaatctattaagcctaattagtgcatgatttgacaatgtggtgctacagtaaatatactctaatgatggattaattaggcttagttttgtaattagaatatatttagtactccaaattagtgtccaaatatccgatgtgacaaggactaaaaattagtccatggaaccaaacaccccctaaaaacTCTGCGGAACCGAGACCGAGAACGATGCAAAGATTATCTTGGcctccgggcgtatcgctgtcaCGTGCCCCGGCTCACCGACGGCCCAGCTCAACACTGCCGGAGCCGGAGGTGCGTACAAGTGGCCTCGAATGATGTGTCACGCGTATATTTGTTTATTGCATACTCCCTCGTCCTAAAAAAAAACTGTAATCATACGGCCAGTTTATTGGTTAATTTCTGAGCTGGTTTAGGCTAGCTAATGCTAGTTTATTatgagaagaaaacactgttgactggttggtttgggctggctgaaaccaacaaacaaaCAGGAGGGTAGTATTCAAAATTTGTGAAAAAGACTGCAATTGTAAGGGGCTCCGTAGAGTTCATACGAGGAAGCTTCCGGAGCTCCGAAGTGGTTGGACAAAGAGTGTGAGGATTGGGCTGATCTTTACGAGGTCAATTTAGTAATTTACCACCATTCCTTGGTATTCACCTTACAATTGCGGTCTTTTTTGACACAGTCACAGCTTGGGCTAAAGTTTAATCCCCAGCTGATCGACTATTTTTtatgtataaaaatatatatatctctcttcGGCGAGACCGATTCAAAATCTTTGTTTCCGGAATGGATGTTGAGGTGGTAGACTGGTAGCAAggataataataaataaaagaaaagagaagagaagaaaagaaaagaaaagaaaagaaaagaggtaGGGCTAGGTACCGTACCCTACCAGTTGGGCTTGACCTGATTGATGTTTTCCCCAGGCTAGGCCAGAGGAATCGCCTCGTTGCTTGGGAAGCAGGGCGACTGGGACTGGAAGGGTGCCTGCTGCCTGCTCGCGCGCGCCTCCCAATAGTCAGAGTCAGTCCCCCGAAACGAGAGAAACCTACCGCGTCCCGATGGAGGATCGCAATCGCATGCCTGGGTTTTTTTTAAAGACCTGCACATGCTGCAGGCCAAGTTGGGGCGGGAAGGAATCTCATCTCCCCCCTTTGCCGCTTTGCGTGCTTTCCGCCGAGTTTTTTTAGGACCTCCGGAGGATGGAGGTGAGCTCAGCTGTGATGTTTGCCGCCCCCACTGGGTCTTAGTTAAAACTATACCCCGGCCCACCGCCGATTGGATCGCCGGACCGGACCATGAtgccattttttttttgaaactggcAGTTTATATTACGCGCGAGCGTAATCCAGCAGTTGGAGGCCACCCAATTGGCCGCTGCCGACGCGATGAGTATGGCATTGGCACGCACGGCATCTCTCCCTTGCTTTGGCTGCTCTCTAGTCTAGCGGTTAAAAAAAACGTGCAGAGACGTAAGAGGAGCGGTAAAGAAGGACGATGACCCAAAGGAAATTACGAGAGGAACGAACGCACATCCATACTATTAAGGGCTCGTTCGTTTGCCATGGATTGAATGCCTGGAATGATTCCAGCTGAAATTGCTTCACAATTTGTATAGTTTTCATAAGCTGGAATTGTTCCTGGGCCAAATCCAAGGCAACCGAACGTAGCCTAAGTATTCTGTCCAGCGAAAATGACGGCCACGGGATTAATCAATTCGAAAACCCGATCGGTGCACATGAAACCATAAATCAAGCAGAGGTCTGACTTTCCAAGCACGCACAAACCGGTCGCTGAGTTAGACAAGTTCGCATTTGATTATCCGGAGCGGTTAGTCCTAGCAACTCTTCATCTCTACCCTAACCTTGAGATTTACTAGTAGTATAATAGTACAGTAGGAGTACTATATAGAACCAGCAGTATTTACAGACACTTTGAACACCGGTCCATCTCAAAATAATAAAAAAGAACACCCTAGAGGAAGACTGGGGCACGCCAGCCCTTTTTTATAACGGGCTCTTGCCCCTTCTAGAACGGGGACGGGTATCGTCTCCTGATTGGCTGGTTGGTACCGatgtgtcatgcatgtgtgtgagaggGAAGGGGTGCATTCAACGCATTCTTCTTCAGATCTTGGCTTATTCGTTGACTTGCATACTCCATGTAACCAACTATACTACGCATTCggagccatatatatatatatattcgccTATTCACGCTTGGTTTCTGGGCTAATTTAGGTTGGCTGGTAttggtttattatgagagaaaaacaatgttggctggctggtttgggctggctgaaactacCAGCGAACAAGCATTATGTCCGTCACTATAAATGCGTAGTATAGTTAGTTATATGGAGTAAGGGGGTGTTTTATTTTTCCTCCTAGATTTTAGTTGTTGTTCCATTAGATGTTtgacatatgcatgaagtattaaatatagactaattacaaaattaattatATATCTTATGACTAATTTACCAGAccaatcttttaagtctaattagtttatacttttttattagtattcgtaCATGTCGTATGATACCTTCTAAATTTTGAGGCACCGTATCGAAACACCCCTGAATAAATTATGGCGCCGCGGGCCGGGTGTGGCCATAATGAActaggtccagtttagttccaggaaattttgccaaatttttcagattccccgtcacatcgaatctttagacgtatgcatgaagcattaaatataaataaaaaataaaactaattacatagtttagacgaaatcgacgagacgaatcttttaagcctaattagactatgattggacactaattgtcaaataacaacgaaacgtgctacagtgcattttgcaaaaaattttgccaTCTAAACAGGCCCCTAGTACACGATTAGCAACTGGGGGCCAAGAGACCCGGGGCTAGAAAAAAGTGTATGATTGGGCCCTGCCTACGTGTGTCGTCCCATCAGCTTACACTGCATGACATAGAGTATGCATTCAGCTGCTGCCGGCGATGCCCGTTCACACACTCAAAACCTTCTGACCACACAATTTTGATAAATCAACTTTTTATAAGGATAATTAATGGACTCAATATGTTGATTTTTTTCGTAAACTTAAGGAAATGGTCAGTACATAAAgatatataatataataaataTAAATAGGCGGAATGAAATAGAAGCCAAGTAGGGATTAAAAAAATATTGCGCTGGCATGAGAGGCACTTGAACCTAACATTGGAATCACTTAAAGACAGCGGCGGACCCAGAAAATATTTTAGGAGAAGCTGAACAACACTATTATTCGatcccctacactatagaatttTGTCTAAAAAATCATAGAGGCTCTACAGGGGTTCCACTGCTGTGAAATgagtaggggggcttgagccccccgccccaccgctatGTCCGCCCCTGCTTAAAGAAAGCTTGAAATAGCATGCCATTTACTGTACTTATCGCCTATCTGATGGGAAAAAAATTATAACATTGCCAAGAAGACGACAGACCGATAGTAAGACTCTATGTAGGGAGAAACTCGTATGGACATCCAAATTCAAAATAGGTAACAAGAGatctaaaattagttttcaatAGAGTATCTATACGGGAGATCTATTTTGTGTTGCAAGGCACAACCAAAATATGAGCATCGTctctcctgaaaacccatttacagaaaggattctcttttgtgtcttgttgttgaagaagataccgaatatgtattgaaccttttgtCTATAACGTTATTCAAAGGACGAATGAATTTTATATTTTAAGTGGTGTCGTTGAAGATAGGCTAACAAGTTTGGTGCCTTTGGTATATATGGGTGCCAGTAATGATGCTCGTGGAGAAATTGAAATACTACGGTGCCTGCCGTGCCGGCACGAGCTAAAGGCCAAACGTCAAACCACGAAGCAGACGGCCGAGCTCGGATGTGTACGATGGCGCCAAACTCATTCAACGAACATGTAATAGCCTTTGGAAATTAAAATGTGGCCTTTTCCGTTAGAGCCGTGGCCAAATTTTTGTGCCATAGTATATAATAAGTATGCATCGCATCGCCTCCTTTATTGGGTCTCGAGTCTTTGCTTATCTGAAAAGCACCTTTTGATTcattaggggtgtttggttccgggGACTCatttttagtccctgtcacattggatgtttggacactaatttagagtactaaatatattctaattacaaaactaattacacagatggagactaatttacgagacgaatctattaagcctaattaatccatcattagagtatatttactgtagcaccacattgtcaaatcatgcactaattaggcttaatagattcgtctcgcaaattagtcttcatctatataattagttttgtaattaaaatatatttaatactccaaattaATGTCCAAACATCTAATGTGACAGGGACTTAAAAAATAGtccctggaaccaaacacccccttagtcttTGTTAAAACTGACCTCTCGCCCGCTTGTGCAGCTGTTCCACGGTCAGGATAAACGACATTAGGTATGGATTGAGGTGGCGCAGTCAGGTCGACTGCTTATAAGAAATTGACCCTGCTTAGGCACAGTCTTAGCTTAGCACGGCCATCCGCCAGTTATAAGAGGACAAAAACCGCTGTCATAGCAAACAGTAGAGTACACGAGAGA
It encodes:
- the LOC136499872 gene encoding transcription factor WRKY19-like; amino-acid sequence: MSPAPSSHHSQINSRKEKRMRKVDTFAPHNDGHQWRKYGEKKINNTNFPRYYYRCTYKDNMNCPATKQVQQKDHSDPPLYAVTYYNEHSCNSAFLPLSPSEFQLQTSSGKAVSICFDSSSGAAPQEPPAAATNASGGGSPSSSAAAAAARRGTPPEISNPPVLALRRSETYPWGAGDGAVEQKPASCSTECHDAFSGAAGAVPEEVVDAGRFGSIRFFHFL